A window of Solanum stenotomum isolate F172 chromosome 9, ASM1918654v1, whole genome shotgun sequence genomic DNA:
AGAAAGGTATGGAACTAGAGTGTACAAGCTAAAAAAATCTCTCTACGGGCTCAAACAATCTCCAAGATCTTAGTTTGAGAGATTTACTCAGTTTGTAAAAAAACAAGGGTACACTCAAGGGCAAGCAGATCACACCATGTTCATTTGACATTCTCTTAAGGGAAAGACAACTATCCTGATagtgtatgttgatgatattataCTTATACGAGATGACTTGCCCGAAATGAAGAATTTAAAGGCACAATTGGCCTCGAATTTGAGATCAAAGATTTAGGtcagttgaaatattttcttggcATGGAAGtagaaagataaaaaaaggCATTATGGTGTCACAAAGGAAGTATGTACTAGATCTTCTAAATGAGACAGTTATGAGTGGTTGTCGTCCAGCTGAAACACCTATTGATCTGAATATTAAATTTGGAAACAAAGAAGGATATAcagttgaccaaagtcaatatCAGAGACTAGTGGGGAAGTTGATCTACTTATCACACTCGACCTGATATAGCTTTTGTTGTAAGCTTAGTGAGTCAATTTATGCACTCTCCAAAAGAAGAGCACCAAGAAGCGGTCTACAAGATTCTAAGATATCTGAAAAGTTCACCAGGGAAAGGATTGTTTTTCAGAAAAGGTCAAGATAGAGGCATTGAAAGCTTTACAGATTAAAGAAGGGACGTGTGCATGCCTTTCGTCACAACAAATGAGCAAATTGCGGATATTTTCACAAAAGGCTTGTTTAAACCAAAGTTTGAAATTCTTGTAAGCAAGTTAGGCATGACAGATATTTACATGCCAACTTGAGGGGGAATGTTGATTTGTAAATATCTAAAGTGTGATCATGTATGATTTTTAGGATTTAAATTGATCTTATAAAATCATATCTGATTTGCTATTGAATATTAGGATCTTGATTCTCAAATCTGCCAAAATCAAGGGATCTGATAGCTTGTTAGTCAGTTTTCTATACTATAAATATGTATCTCTATGGATGAATAAGATTGTATAATTTTGGTACCAAAACTTACAAAACCAACCACCACTTTTTGAATATAGACACTCTCATGTGAGAAGGGGAGCCCTGGAATAACCGGTAAAATTATTGCCATGTGACCAGGAGGTCACGGGTTCAAGCCTTGAAAATAGCCTCTCGCAGGAATGCAACGTAAGACTACGTACAATTGACCCTTGTGATCAGGCCCTTCCTTGGACCCTGTTGCATAGCAGAAGCTTTAGTGCAGTGGACTGCCCGTTTAACATGACTCTCATGTGATATATAAAAGCCTTAGTTGGCCTTTGCAGTCCACGGGGAGCCCTCGTCCTGCGATGAGCAAAATGTGTGCATCTATATAGGTATGAATTTTAAgtctttttgaatattttcacTTCACAGAACCCttctaaacataattttttttacgatatcacaattattattattattattatgtatacGATGGTATACAGAGTTTTAGGGATTTGAATATCTAGTTAACATAGTTAACTTATTTTCTTCGTGTATTTATATCATTGTATCTTTGAGTAATGAGATAAGTTACTCTCCGCACCTTGTCTATTACCTGGTATGAGAGCTAGGTCCATCTTCGTTTGTGCTTTCAATCCACGTTCCAGTTGGGTCTGGGCGTGAAGGGGTGTTAAGAGTCCCACATTTGTTGGGTAATAAACCGATGGTTTGCTTATATGAGTTTTGGACCTGTTTATTTGGACCAGTTGGGTAGGATGTTCCAAATGAAATTCCGACCCAAACGCTATATGTCAATTTGTTTGACCCGCCTTCCTTTTTAGTCCTTTTAAAAAAGTgattctttccctttttttagcaattttttagTTTCAACTTTCCATATATCATGTTTCAAACCACAAAATTAATGGacattttagtaaatttgacgtatctttatttttataccaCAAgatcaaaagtcttctttattttcttaaattctgtGCCAAGTCAAAttggtcaaacaaattgaaactgaGAGATTACCTTGTATCTCAAGGTGTTATTTAGTGTCCATAAGATGTTTTGGCGTTTTGCGCGATTATggaaaatgatttatttattttcattatatatgAACTAGTGATTCTCCTAATATGAAGAAATTTGTcaatttaaaaggaaattcaataATTGCTTTAGGTAACAAGTTCAAATCCTAAGCGATAGTACtctgctattttttttaatccgcTTATATAAATTTGTCTCTGTCACTTCTTTACTAGTTTCTTAAGTGGCGATGGATGAGATGGATATAGACAAGGATCTAAGCTTTCGCGGTGAGAGTACTAATAACGTTTCAAGTTTTCTTAATGGGAATTTCAGGACGAAGATGGCGGCTGGCTCGTTTTACATACCTCGATCTGACAAAGTGCCTCTCGGGGAAGATGCACATTTTATTTGCAGCGAGGAAGAAACCATAGGTGTAGCAGATGGCGTTGGTAGCTGGGCCAAAAAGGGAATCGATTCTGGAGAATATTCGAGACAGTTGGTTAGAAACGCTGAATTATCGATTCAGAAGCAGAAAGATCAAAGGAACAAAATTCACCCAATGGAAGTTCTCAAAGAAGCTTATTTTAACACAAAATGTCAAGGTTCGTCAACAGCTTGTATTTTGACTTTAGTGTGTGATACTATACACGCGGTCAACGTTGGTGATAGTGGGTTTGTTGTTCTAAGAGACGGGGACATAGTTTACAAATCAGAAATTCAGCAAAAAGGATTCAATTATCCCTTTCAGTTAGGGAATGGTGTTAAATTAGATGATCCAAGTGTGGCACAAGAAATTAAAGCTACAGTAAGAATAGGGGATGTGATAGTGATGGCTACAGATGGATTGTTCGATAATGTTTACAACCATGAGTTGGAGAAATTAGTACACGACAGGCTAGTGGATTTGCGTAAACTGGAAACATTTTCGAAGATGTTAGCACAGAAGATTGCAGAATATGCCCTGCAGAAATCAGAAAGTAAAACTCTTTTTACACCTTTTGCTGAAGAATGCTCCAAAGCTAACAAATATCGTCCTGGTGGCAAGCGTGATGACATTACAGTGATAGTTGCCCATATTTTACCCCGATAGTTCTGTTtaggggtttaaggtttaggatttatgatTTGTGCTTATAAATGATGTAAAATATGCCtgatcaaatttgctaaaatgaGTTTGGATGAACTTTcttagactttttttttttgctattgaTGCTCATAATCTTCttgagttt
This region includes:
- the LOC125877699 gene encoding probable protein phosphatase 2C 55; translation: MDEMDIDKDLSFRGESTNNVSSFLNGNFRTKMAAGSFYIPRSDKVPLGEDAHFICSEEETIGVADGVGSWAKKGIDSGEYSRQLVRNAELSIQKQKDQRNKIHPMEVLKEAYFNTKCQGSSTACILTLVCDTIHAVNVGDSGFVVLRDGDIVYKSEIQQKGFNYPFQLGNGVKLDDPSVAQEIKATVRIGDVIVMATDGLFDNVYNHELEKLVHDRLVDLRKLETFSKMLAQKIAEYALQKSESKTLFTPFAEECSKANKYRPGGKRDDITVIVAHILPR